A part of Gemmatimonadales bacterium genomic DNA contains:
- a CDS encoding MBL fold metallo-hydrolase, producing MFFRRIANDHLFQSGYLIGCQANGTALVVDPTRVIEPYLAVARQEGLEIVAVADTHIHADYVSGIRELAAATGARMYLTGAGPADWQYAFRGESNVTVIGDGDTITIGNIRVVAKHTPGHTPEHLSFLVTDGAAADAPMGILTGDFVFVGDVGRPDLLERAAHVAGTAEAGAHQLFQSLQWFKTLPDHLQVWPGHGAGSACGKGLGAVPQSTVGYERRYNWALGTDDEALFVRQVLAGQPEPPGYFGRMKVINRDGPPVLGRLPEPRIVTAADLASEVAAGKGVVVDTRPAAVYAAGHIPGSLNLPLNKSFTSYAGSVLSYDRPLYFILAEAGPESVQALVESLVVIGFEQLVGAAGTAAVSEWAAEQGALATASLQDIQSLQGEQSGESVVLDVRNRPEWDAGHLPGARLIPLPELTARLGELPKDVPIRVHCQSGARSAVAASVLRASGFADVTDLSGGFLAWMARGGAVERGRGNA from the coding sequence ATGTTCTTTCGACGGATTGCCAACGACCATCTCTTCCAGTCAGGGTACCTGATCGGATGCCAGGCCAACGGGACGGCCCTGGTGGTCGACCCGACGCGTGTCATCGAACCCTATCTGGCGGTTGCGCGCCAGGAGGGTCTCGAGATCGTCGCGGTTGCGGACACCCACATCCACGCCGATTACGTCTCCGGTATCCGGGAACTGGCAGCCGCCACGGGTGCCCGGATGTACCTCACGGGAGCCGGGCCAGCCGACTGGCAGTACGCCTTTCGCGGTGAAAGCAATGTGACCGTGATCGGAGACGGTGACACCATCACGATCGGGAACATCCGGGTGGTTGCGAAACACACACCCGGCCACACACCCGAGCACCTGAGCTTCCTGGTGACCGACGGCGCGGCGGCCGACGCCCCGATGGGCATCCTCACCGGCGACTTCGTCTTCGTCGGCGATGTTGGTCGCCCTGACCTGCTGGAGCGCGCCGCGCATGTGGCCGGAACCGCTGAAGCAGGTGCGCACCAGTTGTTTCAGAGCTTGCAGTGGTTCAAGACGCTGCCGGATCACCTCCAGGTCTGGCCTGGCCACGGAGCAGGCTCTGCCTGTGGCAAGGGACTGGGAGCGGTACCACAGAGCACGGTTGGGTACGAGCGCCGCTATAACTGGGCGCTCGGTACGGATGATGAGGCGCTGTTCGTTCGCCAGGTGCTCGCGGGTCAGCCTGAACCGCCCGGCTATTTCGGGCGGATGAAGGTGATCAATCGTGACGGCCCGCCGGTGCTGGGAAGACTGCCCGAGCCACGCATCGTCACGGCTGCTGACCTTGCGAGCGAGGTTGCGGCCGGAAAGGGCGTGGTCGTGGATACCCGTCCTGCCGCGGTGTACGCCGCCGGACACATCCCGGGGTCGCTCAACCTGCCCCTCAACAAGAGCTTCACCTCCTACGCAGGATCGGTGCTGTCCTACGACCGGCCCCTCTATTTCATCCTGGCTGAGGCCGGCCCCGAGTCGGTCCAGGCTCTGGTCGAGTCGCTCGTCGTCATCGGCTTCGAGCAGCTGGTCGGTGCGGCAGGGACCGCAGCGGTGTCCGAGTGGGCGGCAGAGCAAGGTGCGCTGGCGACGGCTTCACTGCAGGACATCCAAAGCCTGCAAGGGGAGCAGAGTGGTGAGTCAGTGGTTCTCGATGTTCGGAATCGCCCGGAATGGGACGCGGGGCACCTCCCCGGTGCCCGCCTGATCCCCCTCCCCGAGTTGACGGCGCGACTGGGCGAGTTGCCGAAGGATGTGCCGATTCGGGTACACTGCCAGTCGGGCGCCCGGTCGGCGGTGGCCGCCAGCGTGCTGCGTGCCAGCGGTTTTGCCGATGTCACGGATCTGAGCGGCGGCTTTCTGGCGTGGATGGCCCGCGGAGGAGCGGTCGAACGCGGTCGAGGCAACGCCTAG
- the folP gene encoding dihydropteroate synthase, translating into MTRRVLLGLGSNVPDRISHLRRAIRALGQPSGDRFRLLGISPIYESDALLPDDAPPDWNIPYLNLAVLGTTSTAPLELLDWLKQLELQLGRGNGPRWSPRRIDLDLLAMEGVSLELPRLSLPHREAVRRPFVLLPMADLVPSWRFAAEPGGAQVSAAELARPWRADPEAVPFRTRRVAQRLTELVGIVNITPDSFADGGRWLDPSAAMRHAAGLVADGASVIDLGAESTRPGAAPADAEGEWRRLEPVLTGLRSRWSRGTGPLLSVDTRHPATARRAVEAGVDWINDVGGFGNPGMVGAVQGFEGDVVVMHSLSVPPRSDLVLPAATDPVSSICRWADARIEALVQAGIPLHRIIIDPGIGFGKTAQQTVQILSRIGELRQLGVRLLVGHSRKSFLKTLFAEREGAPCWDPADREVETIALGQSLAGWGVDYLRVHGVRDLARALATAALVGPPAVWHPTAG; encoded by the coding sequence GAATCCGACGCGCTCCTGCCAGACGATGCGCCGCCGGACTGGAACATTCCCTACCTCAATCTCGCGGTCCTCGGTACTACGAGCACGGCGCCTCTCGAGCTGCTCGACTGGCTCAAGCAGCTCGAGCTGCAACTCGGCCGAGGCAACGGACCGCGCTGGTCGCCCCGGCGGATCGACCTCGATCTGCTCGCCATGGAGGGTGTCAGTCTCGAGCTACCGCGGCTCAGCCTGCCCCATCGCGAGGCAGTGCGGCGGCCATTCGTACTGCTTCCCATGGCGGACCTCGTTCCCAGTTGGAGGTTCGCTGCGGAACCCGGCGGCGCTCAAGTATCTGCAGCCGAGTTGGCCCGCCCCTGGCGTGCGGATCCAGAGGCCGTGCCGTTTCGGACCCGACGAGTAGCACAACGTCTGACCGAACTGGTCGGCATAGTCAACATCACACCCGATTCGTTCGCTGATGGCGGGCGCTGGCTCGATCCCTCAGCGGCGATGCGTCATGCGGCGGGTCTGGTCGCCGACGGGGCGTCGGTCATCGACCTCGGCGCCGAGTCGACCCGGCCCGGTGCCGCACCGGCAGACGCCGAAGGGGAATGGCGCCGCCTCGAGCCCGTTCTTACCGGCCTGCGGAGTCGTTGGAGCCGGGGAACGGGACCGCTCCTCTCCGTCGACACTCGCCACCCGGCGACGGCGCGGCGGGCGGTCGAGGCCGGGGTCGACTGGATCAACGATGTCGGTGGATTCGGCAACCCTGGAATGGTTGGTGCGGTTCAGGGCTTCGAGGGCGACGTCGTGGTGATGCACAGCCTGTCGGTGCCACCCCGGTCGGACCTGGTGCTCCCGGCAGCTACGGATCCGGTCTCGTCGATCTGCCGCTGGGCGGACGCCCGGATCGAAGCCCTGGTACAGGCCGGGATTCCGCTCCACCGGATCATCATCGACCCTGGCATCGGATTCGGCAAGACGGCGCAGCAGACGGTACAGATTCTCTCGCGCATCGGTGAACTGCGCCAGCTGGGCGTCCGCCTCCTCGTCGGCCACTCGCGCAAGTCGTTCCTGAAAACCCTGTTTGCCGAACGGGAGGGCGCCCCTTGCTGGGATCCCGCTGATCGGGAAGTCGAGACGATCGCGCTCGGTCAGAGTCTCGCGGGGTGGGGCGTCGACTACCTTCGGGTCCATGGCGTGCGTGACCTGGCGCGGGCCCTCGCAACCGCTGCGCTGGTCGGGCCGCCCGCGGTGTGGCACCCGACCGCTGGCTGA